Proteins from a single region of Schistocerca gregaria isolate iqSchGreg1 chromosome 3, iqSchGreg1.2, whole genome shotgun sequence:
- the LOC126355153 gene encoding cuticle protein 16.5-like isoform X6 encodes MIKIALVLALAACCVSAAPKAGLAPLAYSAPLVAAAPVAYAAPAPAVVTAHSSQYIAQNFNGLAVAAAAPVVAAAPAVAAAYHAAPAVFV; translated from the coding sequence ATTGCCCTGGTGCTGGCTTTGGCCGCCTGCTGCGTGAGCGCCGCCCCCAAGGCGGGCCTGGCCCCCCTGGCCTACTCCGCCCCCCTGGTGGCGGCCGCCCCcgtggcctacgccgcccccgcgccgGCCGTCGTGACGGCGCACAGCTCGCAGTACATCGCGCAGAACTTCAACGGACTCGCcgtggccgccgccgcccccgttGTCGCCGCTGCCCCTGCAGTCGCTGCCGCGTACCACGCCGCCCCTGCTGTTTTCGTCTAG
- the LOC126355153 gene encoding cuticle protein 16.5-like isoform X9 — MFKIALVLALAACCVSAAPKAGLAPLAYSAPLVAAAPVAYAAPAPAVVTAHSSQYIAQNFNGLAVAAAAPVVAAAPAVAAAYHAAPAVFV; from the coding sequence ATTGCCCTGGTGCTGGCTTTGGCCGCCTGCTGCGTGAGCGCCGCCCCCAAGGCGGGCCTGGCCCCCCTGGCCTACTCCGCCCCCCTGGTGGCGGCCGCCCCcgtggcctacgccgcccccgcgccgGCCGTCGTGACGGCGCACAGCTCGCAGTACATCGCGCAGAACTTCAACGGACTCGCcgtggccgccgccgcccccgttGTCGCCGCTGCCCCTGCAGTCGCTGCCGCGTACCACGCCGCCCCTGCTGTTTTCGTCTAG